A single region of the Lycium barbarum isolate Lr01 chromosome 2, ASM1917538v2, whole genome shotgun sequence genome encodes:
- the LOC132626246 gene encoding large ribosomal subunit protein uL1z-like, translating into MSKLQSEAVREAISVIKNDSAEKKRKFTETIELQIGLKNYDPQKDKRFSGSVKLPHIPRPKMKICMLGDAQHVEEATKIGLEYMDVEGLKKLNKNKKLVKKLAKKYHAFLASEAVIKQIPRLLGPGLNKAGKFPTLVTHQESLESKVNETKATIKFQLKKVLCMGVAVGNMDMEEKQIFQNVQMSVNFLVSLLKKNWQNVRCLYLKSTMGKTQRIF; encoded by the exons ATGAG TAAGCTTCAGAGTGAAGCCGTTAGAGAAGCCATCTCTGTGATTAAGAATGATTCAGCAGAGAAGAAAAGGAAGTTCACTGAAACCATTGAGCTTCAGATTGGTCTGAAAAATTATGATCCTCAAAAGGACAAGCGTTTCAGTGGTTCAGTTAAGTTGCCACACATTCCTCGCCCTAAGATGAAGATTTGCATGCTCGGAGATGCTCAGCACGTTGAAGAG GCAACAAAGATTGGTTTGGAGTACATGGATGTGGAAGGCCTGAAGAAGCTTAACAAAAACAAGAAGTTAGTTAAGAAGCTCGCAAAGAAATACCATGCTTTCTTGGCATCAGAAGCTGTTATTAAGCAGATTCCCCGTCTCTTGGGCCCTGGTTTGAACAAGGCAG GTAAGTTTCCTACCCTTGTTACCCACCAGGAATCACTCGAGTCTAAGGTTAACGAGACCAAGGCCACCATCAAATTCCAATTGAAGAAGGTGCTTTGCATGGGAGTTGCCGTAGGTAATATGGATATGGAGGAGAAACAAATCTTCCAGAACGTGCAGATGAGTGTCAACTTTCTAGTGTCCTTGCTAAAGAAGAATTGGCAAAAT GTGAGATGCTTGTACTTGAAGAGTACCATGGGAAAGACTCAACGCATCTTCTAA